A genomic region of Marinobacter sp. NP-4(2019) contains the following coding sequences:
- a CDS encoding alpha/beta hydrolase: protein MGMLASVVLIAVGVYLALLLLLFLMQSRLLHLPGVPGRSLDATPAAIGLNWEEVTLSAADGVKLHGWYLPAPQAEHRTVDRTVLFLHGNAGNISHRLESLEIFHELGLATLIIDYRGYGRSEGKPSEAGLYRDADAAWHYLVEDRKIPPQRVIVFGRSLGAAVAAHLAAERPLGGLILESAFTSVPDRGAELYSIFPIRLLARIHYPTAEWVTQVRAPVLVIHSEEDELIPFHHGEAVYQAAPEPKQFLQIQGDHNSGFILSRPVYMEGLAQWFESLSP from the coding sequence ATGGGAATGCTGGCGAGCGTTGTGCTGATAGCAGTGGGGGTCTATCTGGCGCTATTGTTGTTGCTTTTCCTGATGCAGTCACGTCTCCTTCATCTTCCTGGCGTGCCGGGGCGGTCTCTGGATGCCACTCCTGCAGCAATCGGCCTTAACTGGGAGGAGGTAACACTGAGTGCCGCCGATGGTGTCAAGCTACATGGCTGGTACCTGCCGGCGCCGCAGGCCGAGCACCGCACTGTTGATCGTACTGTGTTGTTCCTCCATGGCAACGCCGGCAATATCAGCCATCGTCTCGAAAGCCTGGAGATCTTTCACGAACTGGGCCTGGCGACACTGATTATTGACTACCGTGGTTATGGCCGCAGTGAGGGCAAGCCGTCGGAAGCCGGCCTGTATCGTGATGCGGACGCGGCCTGGCACTACCTGGTGGAGGACCGCAAGATCCCGCCGCAGCGGGTGATCGTTTTCGGCCGCTCCCTGGGCGCCGCAGTGGCCGCACATTTAGCGGCTGAGCGACCGTTGGGCGGCCTGATCCTCGAATCCGCCTTCACGTCGGTACCGGATCGTGGAGCGGAGCTCTACTCAATCTTCCCTATTCGGCTGCTGGCCCGTATTCACTACCCTACGGCCGAATGGGTCACGCAGGTCAGGGCGCCCGTGTTGGTCATCCACAGCGAAGAGGATGAGCTCATTCCCTTCCACCACGGAGAGGCGGTTTACCAGGCGGCACCGGAGCCAAAGCAATTCCTGCAAATTCAGGGCGACCACAATTCCGGTTTTATCCTCAGCCGTCCGGTGTACATGGAGGGTTTGGCGCAATGGTTCGAAAGCCTGTCGCCATAG
- a CDS encoding sterol desaturase family protein — translation MLGFPIAILGANAFEWYAHKVWLHEYPSKHRNAPFFTHIRHHKRARLNQFEDESYRESMWRDQEMFNEKTALIGLCVVSTTVLPVAPFFTLGAYYSAWQYWSKHSKAHLDPEWAKQNLPWHYDHHMNSNQNANWCVTRPWFDYIMGTRIIGDPEIAESNPLGMNLPGWLERPVNRVARRVLPKAFRRLDENRLEESQRQAKGQTTEIVAA, via the coding sequence ATGCTGGGTTTTCCAATTGCGATTCTGGGCGCCAACGCCTTTGAGTGGTACGCACACAAGGTCTGGCTGCATGAGTACCCGTCAAAGCATCGTAATGCACCGTTTTTCACCCACATCCGCCACCACAAGCGGGCACGACTGAACCAGTTTGAGGATGAGAGCTATCGCGAGTCCATGTGGCGGGATCAGGAGATGTTCAACGAGAAAACTGCCCTGATAGGCCTGTGTGTAGTATCGACCACGGTATTGCCCGTAGCACCGTTCTTTACCCTGGGTGCTTATTACAGTGCCTGGCAGTATTGGTCCAAACACAGTAAGGCGCACCTGGATCCCGAGTGGGCAAAGCAGAACCTGCCGTGGCATTACGACCATCACATGAATTCCAATCAGAATGCCAATTGGTGCGTCACCCGCCCCTGGTTCGACTACATTATGGGAACGCGTATTATTGGGGATCCTGAGATCGCTGAGTCGAATCCTTTGGGTATGAACCTGCCAGGCTGGCTGGAACGACCGGTAAATCGTGTCGCCCGGCGAGTGTTGCCCAAGGCATTCCGGCGCCTCGATGAGAACCGGCTTGAAGAAAGCCAGCGACAGGCGAAGGGACAAACGACTGAGATAGTAGCGGCTTGA
- a CDS encoding shikimate kinase: MSSSIPTSNIIMTGMPGSGKSTVGVLLAKRLGLGFVDTDLLIQQHAGCTLQDIVDNQGYQALRAVEEDVLLKLDVEQHVVSTGGSAVYSAKAMEHLKKNGVVVFLDIPLDLVTKRLGDFSLRGISRRPDQSLEELFEERFELYSRYADITVSGVGRDQDEVCEAVVEALETQLSS; the protein is encoded by the coding sequence ATGAGTAGCAGTATACCCACCAGCAATATCATCATGACCGGCATGCCGGGCAGCGGTAAAAGTACCGTAGGTGTTTTGCTGGCCAAACGACTCGGGCTTGGCTTCGTCGACACCGACCTGCTGATCCAGCAACACGCCGGTTGCACGCTGCAGGACATCGTGGACAACCAGGGCTACCAGGCATTGAGGGCCGTCGAGGAAGACGTCCTGCTCAAGCTGGATGTGGAACAGCACGTCGTTTCCACGGGGGGCAGTGCCGTCTATAGCGCGAAGGCAATGGAACATCTCAAGAAGAATGGCGTGGTGGTGTTCCTGGATATTCCGCTGGATCTGGTCACCAAGCGCCTGGGGGATTTCAGCCTGCGTGGCATCTCACGCCGGCCGGATCAGTCCCTGGAAGAGCTGTTTGAGGAACGCTTTGAACTTTATAGCCGTTATGCGGATATCACTGTTTCCGGTGTCGGGCGGGATCAGGATGAGGTGTGCGAGGCGGTAGTCGAGGCCCTGGAAACGCAGCTTTCCTCTTGA
- a CDS encoding methylenetetrahydrofolate reductase, giving the protein MKLAYQRQTGNAEDPRTIALVQELVCNATIEATPRQILEIDSLTELFPAGTWVYVPFLPHGQFSETLPACQRLIDEGMLPVPHLPARLVESHDQLRDWLGQLREIGVDRLMLIAGDSDSVAGPFPDTLALLESGLLEQQQFLHIGVAGHPDGHPVAGPDSLARALSLKRDYARVTGTRLWVVTQFAFEAERYTGWLQAVGDILPEVPVYMGVAGPTNLKTLIAYAAQCGVGVSARTMWRKPGSARLLRSWTPDGLVHALARHRQDFPDTLLAGIHLFPFGGLQRSARWIRQCGEPDEPDEVRGNLSDPVSDSV; this is encoded by the coding sequence ATGAAGCTGGCATACCAACGGCAGACTGGAAATGCGGAAGATCCGCGGACCATTGCGCTCGTGCAGGAGCTGGTCTGCAACGCCACGATCGAGGCGACGCCCCGTCAGATACTGGAAATCGACTCCCTGACAGAGCTGTTTCCGGCCGGCACCTGGGTCTACGTTCCCTTCCTGCCCCACGGTCAGTTCAGTGAGACATTGCCGGCCTGTCAGCGGCTGATCGACGAGGGAATGTTGCCGGTGCCCCACCTTCCCGCGCGGTTGGTCGAAAGTCACGACCAGCTACGGGACTGGCTGGGGCAACTGAGAGAAATCGGCGTTGATCGCCTGATGTTGATTGCCGGTGACAGCGACTCGGTCGCCGGCCCTTTCCCCGACACCCTGGCTTTGCTGGAATCCGGCCTGTTAGAGCAACAGCAATTCCTGCACATCGGGGTTGCGGGTCACCCGGACGGACACCCTGTCGCCGGGCCGGATAGTCTGGCCCGGGCCCTGTCGCTCAAGCGCGATTATGCCAGGGTCACCGGCACGCGGTTGTGGGTGGTGACCCAGTTCGCCTTCGAGGCAGAGCGCTATACCGGCTGGCTTCAGGCCGTGGGAGATATCCTGCCGGAAGTACCGGTCTATATGGGGGTGGCCGGCCCCACCAACCTGAAGACATTGATTGCTTATGCTGCGCAATGCGGCGTGGGTGTATCAGCGCGGACGATGTGGCGTAAACCTGGCAGTGCGCGGCTGTTGCGGTCCTGGACCCCCGATGGCCTGGTGCACGCCCTGGCGCGTCACCGACAGGATTTCCCGGACACCCTGCTTGCGGGCATACACCTGTTCCCGTTTGGTGGCCTGCAACGGTCTGCCCGGTGGATACGCCAGTGTGGCGAGCCCGATGAACCCGATGAGGTCCGGGGCAACCTGTCTGACCCCGTGTCCGATAGTGTGTGA
- a CDS encoding glycine cleavage T C-terminal barrel domain-containing protein, whose protein sequence is MAVNFEKALLDHPQQRAGAARQPGSVDQSDRKVPINLRQSGPTPVEMLISTRVRKSPYWHLAYEAGCWRATVYNRMYHPRGYVRPEDGGAMVEYESLIHDVTMWNVAVERQIQVKGPDAERFVNYVITRDATKIKPMRGKYVILCNEDGGILNDPVLLRVAEDEFWFSLSDSDLEFWLRGVNIGMGFDVSIAEIDVAPVQIQGPKSEALMADLFGEGVKDIPYYGLMEGQVAGHDVIVSQTGFTGEKGYEIYLKDATKYAEDLWYTVLSAGEPHNLRVIAPAHHRRIAAGILSWGQDVDQETLPFQCNLAYQVPRNKDADYIGKQKLEKVREQLDAGRPPFSHIMVGIRFGGGKVTDYANDFWLISGQEGGEPLGYVTSPWYSPELETNIALAYVPFDLRAIGTRLTVHLPVEYAAADGSTEVEAEVVEVPFRPSVNPNARERARAKGIDFAD, encoded by the coding sequence ATGGCGGTTAATTTTGAGAAGGCCTTGTTGGATCATCCACAGCAACGAGCTGGCGCTGCACGTCAGCCCGGAAGTGTCGACCAGTCGGACCGCAAGGTGCCGATCAACTTGCGCCAGTCTGGCCCGACGCCGGTGGAAATGCTGATTTCCACCCGGGTCCGCAAGTCCCCGTATTGGCATCTGGCATATGAAGCCGGTTGCTGGCGGGCCACTGTGTATAACCGTATGTATCATCCACGTGGCTATGTCCGCCCGGAAGACGGCGGCGCCATGGTGGAGTATGAATCCCTGATCCATGACGTCACCATGTGGAACGTGGCGGTCGAGCGCCAGATCCAGGTCAAGGGCCCGGATGCGGAGCGTTTCGTCAACTACGTCATCACCCGGGACGCCACCAAAATAAAGCCCATGCGGGGCAAGTACGTCATCCTCTGCAACGAGGACGGCGGCATCCTGAATGATCCGGTGTTGCTGCGGGTGGCCGAGGATGAGTTCTGGTTCTCCCTCTCCGACAGCGACCTGGAGTTCTGGCTACGTGGCGTCAACATCGGCATGGGCTTCGATGTCAGTATTGCGGAAATCGATGTGGCACCCGTCCAGATCCAGGGGCCCAAGTCCGAGGCGCTGATGGCCGATTTGTTCGGCGAAGGGGTGAAGGACATTCCCTACTACGGGCTGATGGAGGGCCAGGTGGCCGGCCACGACGTGATCGTTTCCCAGACCGGTTTCACTGGCGAAAAGGGCTACGAGATCTACCTCAAGGACGCCACCAAATACGCGGAAGATCTCTGGTATACCGTGTTGTCCGCTGGCGAACCCCATAACTTGCGGGTTATTGCTCCGGCACACCATCGCCGGATTGCCGCGGGCATTCTTTCCTGGGGTCAGGATGTCGATCAGGAAACCCTGCCGTTCCAGTGCAACCTGGCGTACCAGGTACCGCGCAACAAGGACGCGGACTACATCGGCAAGCAGAAGCTTGAAAAGGTTCGCGAGCAGCTTGATGCCGGTCGTCCTCCCTTCAGTCACATCATGGTGGGTATCCGCTTCGGCGGTGGCAAGGTGACTGACTACGCCAACGACTTCTGGCTGATCAGCGGGCAGGAGGGCGGGGAGCCGCTGGGGTATGTGACCTCGCCCTGGTATTCCCCGGAACTGGAAACCAACATCGCACTGGCCTACGTGCCGTTTGACCTGCGCGCCATCGGCACCCGGCTGACTGTGCACCTGCCCGTGGAGTATGCCGCAGCGGACGGTTCAACCGAGGTGGAAGCGGAAGTGGTGGAAGTGCCGTTCCGGCCTTCAGTCAACCCCAATGCCCGGGAGCGTGCCAGGGCCAAGGGGATCGACTTCGCGGATTAA
- a CDS encoding protein-L-isoaspartate(D-aspartate) O-methyltransferase encodes MSRSVYALILMWLGACVALSQAPLALADPDRQAERQALVQSLRGVAPDLMIDDPNVRAAMLRVPRHRFVPDGLQDEAYLDKPVPIGHGQTISQPTVVALMTQLADVDATHKVLEVGTGSGYQAAILAQLTDQVYTIEIIEPLARDAQQRLANLGYNRIRTRQGDGYYGWPEQAPFDRILVTAAAAHIPPPLLQQLKPDGRMVIPVGPRWGAQTLMLVTKDQTGETTTESLLPVRFVPLTSNSLR; translated from the coding sequence ATGAGCCGAAGCGTCTACGCATTGATCCTGATGTGGTTGGGCGCCTGTGTGGCCCTAAGCCAGGCACCTCTGGCCCTGGCCGACCCGGACCGACAGGCGGAACGGCAAGCGCTGGTTCAGTCCCTGCGCGGTGTCGCGCCCGACCTGATGATCGACGACCCGAACGTCCGCGCGGCCATGCTGCGCGTACCGCGGCACCGTTTTGTTCCAGACGGGCTCCAGGACGAGGCCTACCTGGACAAACCCGTACCCATTGGTCATGGCCAGACCATCTCACAACCGACGGTTGTTGCCCTGATGACACAACTGGCCGATGTGGACGCCACCCACAAGGTATTGGAAGTGGGTACCGGCTCGGGGTATCAGGCGGCCATTCTCGCGCAACTGACGGACCAGGTTTATACCATCGAAATCATCGAGCCCCTGGCCCGGGATGCCCAGCAGCGCTTGGCCAACCTGGGCTATAACCGCATCCGGACACGACAAGGTGACGGCTATTATGGCTGGCCAGAGCAGGCCCCGTTTGACCGCATCCTGGTGACTGCGGCCGCAGCGCATATTCCACCGCCACTGCTGCAACAGCTCAAGCCCGATGGACGGATGGTCATTCCCGTTGGCCCCCGCTGGGGGGCGCAGACCCTGATGCTGGTAACCAAAGACCAGACCGGCGAAACCACCACCGAGAGCCTGTTACCGGTCCGGTTTGTACCTCTGACCAGCAACTCCCTACGCTGA
- a CDS encoding aminoacyl-tRNA deacylase, translating to MINQKLREFLDSNAVSYRTEAHEPTVDASRTAQAAHVRGREFAKTVIVKADGRLFMTVLPSTDRVHVDQLKQALGAKELELADEDDINAAFPDCEIGAMPPFGNLYNMDVFVSEHLREDEHIVFNAGSHSEVMRMSYQDYDRLVHPQVLHF from the coding sequence ATGATTAACCAGAAACTTCGGGAATTTCTCGACAGCAATGCAGTGAGCTACCGGACGGAAGCCCATGAACCTACCGTTGACGCTTCACGAACCGCCCAGGCCGCCCATGTACGGGGCCGCGAGTTCGCCAAGACGGTGATTGTCAAAGCAGACGGCCGCCTGTTCATGACGGTCCTGCCATCCACAGACCGCGTTCACGTAGACCAGCTGAAACAGGCGCTGGGTGCCAAGGAGCTGGAACTGGCGGATGAAGACGATATCAATGCCGCATTCCCCGATTGTGAGATCGGTGCCATGCCGCCGTTCGGCAACCTGTACAACATGGACGTGTTCGTCAGTGAGCATCTGCGGGAGGACGAGCACATCGTCTTCAACGCCGGTAGCCACAGCGAGGTCATGCGGATGAGCTACCAGGATTACGACCGCCTGGTTCACCCGCAAGTGCTTCACTTCTAG
- a CDS encoding alpha/beta fold hydrolase, whose amino-acid sequence MQGLIPQSRLVIFENSGHIPMLDEPLRFQQEFTRFLLESATEEPAGP is encoded by the coding sequence ATGCAAGGCCTGATCCCCCAGTCCCGGCTGGTGATATTCGAGAATTCAGGCCACATACCCATGCTGGACGAACCCCTGCGATTCCAGCAGGAATTCACCCGTTTCCTGCTCGAGTCCGCCACCGAGGAACCGGCCGGCCCGTAG
- a CDS encoding DUF2339 domain-containing protein — translation MEALLIVLVAGIVLFVPVGSVLGLLAFRQRSAQSARIESLAREISELREEVGHLRRQMTPEGDVPASQHEEPVEPAPVEQAPVPQDVGAADSRSTDWIEQAPPVVHSKRSEPDRVSRLTAALKENWMVWLGGLSVCLAGIFMVSHSISAGHIGPVQQLLLALFTGLALHAGAEFLRRRNRGAEQVFAALAGGGSITLYAALLAGVHHYELISPLTGLVGLAAVSLGTMVLALVHGPLLAIMGLSGAYLVPLLIGGEDGSVAFVLSYSFLITLSSLLLMRYVFRDWLWFATLAGALLWWLVTLSSAPVGAATAWYIAGLFVAFANLQGNRQAGAPRLRETLLALSALWGLSIADQPADSPLFWSWLLILPVAALVPQSRGVFWYLPWAAVAASAAGWLAYLVRDVADRVYLEQMPVAHQGGFLSYLIAAAILTLGLGLWHWVRDPDRRRWASLTLLSPVVWLTLGWLLLHGYGTSSMWAVGTLLLGGLYGALAWLMEGRERYRMGVVWAILAAHVSYSLAAVMVFREASLTLALSVQFISLTWLARRYEMPELYLLLKIALALVVARLTFNPWLQSYDASVHWSLWTYGGATLCAAVATWIANRNHSIRPWLEGATLHLLVLFLGSEMRYWLYDGNIFAHEYSFTEATINTLLWGGLSVTYTVRAKASESLVWLYRLFAWILLGLSCLSYLTLVTVHNPWWGGSAIGDTAIFNILLPAYGGPVLLALIASRFPSLAPRFWSLCVAAASFLLFTVLEIRQLWQGSEMGLSFGISEGELYSYSVVGMLYAIAAIIYATGRSNTVLYKAGMALLGLVIGKIFLIDMAGLQGLWRVAAFMGLGLALLGLAWLYRKAQGAPERG, via the coding sequence TTGGAAGCATTACTCATCGTTCTGGTTGCCGGCATTGTTTTATTTGTTCCCGTCGGTTCCGTCCTTGGACTTCTCGCCTTTCGGCAACGTAGTGCGCAATCCGCCCGCATCGAATCGCTGGCGCGGGAGATATCGGAGTTGCGGGAGGAGGTTGGCCACCTGAGACGTCAGATGACGCCAGAGGGGGATGTGCCAGCGTCGCAACATGAAGAACCTGTAGAGCCTGCCCCTGTTGAACAGGCGCCAGTACCGCAAGACGTCGGAGCAGCCGACTCCAGATCAACTGATTGGATCGAGCAGGCGCCGCCGGTGGTGCACAGTAAACGATCGGAGCCGGACCGTGTTTCCCGCCTTACCGCCGCCCTGAAAGAAAACTGGATGGTCTGGCTTGGTGGCCTGAGCGTGTGCCTGGCCGGCATTTTCATGGTCAGCCATTCCATCAGTGCCGGGCATATCGGACCGGTCCAGCAACTGTTGCTCGCTCTGTTCACGGGGCTTGCCCTGCATGCTGGCGCAGAGTTCCTTCGTCGTCGCAATCGAGGGGCGGAGCAGGTATTTGCCGCGTTGGCGGGCGGTGGAAGCATTACCCTGTATGCGGCGTTACTTGCCGGTGTTCACCATTATGAGCTGATCAGCCCGCTGACCGGCCTGGTGGGGCTTGCGGCGGTCTCGCTGGGCACCATGGTGCTGGCTCTGGTTCATGGCCCGTTGCTGGCCATCATGGGGCTGAGTGGCGCCTATCTGGTGCCCCTGCTGATCGGGGGGGAGGACGGCAGTGTGGCCTTTGTGCTGTCGTACAGCTTCCTGATTACCCTCAGTTCGTTGTTGTTAATGCGCTATGTTTTTCGTGACTGGCTGTGGTTTGCCACCCTGGCCGGCGCGCTGTTGTGGTGGCTGGTTACCCTGTCCTCGGCCCCGGTTGGGGCTGCGACGGCCTGGTATATTGCGGGACTGTTTGTGGCCTTCGCGAATCTGCAGGGTAACCGGCAGGCAGGAGCGCCACGCCTGCGGGAAACGCTGCTCGCGCTGTCGGCCCTCTGGGGCTTGTCGATCGCTGACCAGCCCGCTGACAGTCCGTTGTTCTGGAGTTGGTTGCTTATCCTGCCGGTAGCCGCACTGGTGCCACAAAGCCGTGGGGTATTCTGGTACCTGCCCTGGGCGGCGGTGGCGGCCAGTGCCGCCGGTTGGCTGGCTTATCTGGTTCGTGACGTGGCAGATCGTGTGTATCTGGAGCAGATGCCGGTGGCGCATCAGGGCGGTTTCCTCTCCTACCTGATTGCCGCCGCGATCCTGACCCTTGGGCTCGGTCTGTGGCACTGGGTGCGTGACCCGGATCGCCGTCGCTGGGCATCGCTCACGCTGCTCTCACCGGTGGTGTGGCTGACCCTGGGCTGGTTGTTGCTGCACGGCTACGGTACGTCCTCCATGTGGGCGGTTGGCACATTGTTGCTTGGCGGTTTGTACGGTGCCCTGGCCTGGCTGATGGAAGGCCGTGAGCGCTATCGTATGGGGGTGGTCTGGGCCATCCTGGCCGCGCATGTCAGTTACTCGCTGGCGGCGGTAATGGTGTTCCGCGAAGCCTCACTCACGCTGGCGTTGTCCGTTCAGTTCATCAGTCTTACCTGGCTGGCGCGCCGCTATGAGATGCCGGAACTGTATCTTCTGCTTAAAATCGCGCTGGCGCTGGTGGTGGCGCGGCTGACCTTCAATCCATGGTTGCAAAGCTACGATGCCAGTGTGCACTGGTCACTGTGGACCTACGGTGGCGCGACCCTGTGTGCGGCGGTGGCCACCTGGATCGCAAACCGGAATCACAGCATCCGCCCCTGGCTGGAAGGGGCGACGCTGCACCTTCTGGTGTTATTCCTGGGGTCGGAGATGCGCTACTGGCTCTACGATGGCAACATCTTCGCCCATGAGTACAGCTTCACCGAGGCAACGATCAACACACTGCTCTGGGGTGGACTCAGCGTTACCTATACGGTTCGCGCCAAGGCCAGTGAATCCCTGGTCTGGCTCTACCGGCTGTTTGCATGGATTCTGCTCGGTCTTTCCTGCCTGAGTTATCTCACGCTGGTGACGGTGCACAACCCCTGGTGGGGTGGCAGTGCCATTGGCGATACGGCGATCTTCAATATCCTGTTGCCTGCCTACGGCGGACCGGTGCTGCTGGCACTGATTGCCAGTCGGTTCCCGTCGCTGGCTCCGAGATTCTGGTCACTGTGCGTGGCGGCTGCGAGTTTTTTGTTGTTCACAGTGCTGGAGATTAGACAGCTCTGGCAGGGCAGCGAAATGGGGCTGTCGTTCGGGATCAGCGAGGGTGAACTTTACAGTTACTCCGTTGTGGGCATGCTGTACGCCATTGCCGCAATCATCTATGCCACCGGACGCAGTAATACGGTGTTGTACAAAGCCGGTATGGCCTTGTTGGGGCTGGTTATAGGCAAGATCTTCCTGATTGATATGGCCGGTCTGCAAGGCCTGTGGCGGGTGGCCGCCTTTATGGGATTGGGACTTGCACTGTTGGGATTGGCGTGGCTCTACCGAAAAGCTCAGGGGGCTCCGGAGCGTGGTTAG
- a CDS encoding diguanylate cyclase has product MLFFILVVPRPLQGAPLSDAQEWMLYTEIEILEDPGGKLALGDVRNHGSWQANGTSVFSKGFSNSAWWLRFTVTNENNRAVQRLLSLSFPQLDNVLVHVLPDSGTPLRYQLGRHFPYQQRPIDHPFYVLPLEWAPGETTTVYLRILSTSAVQAPLTLWQPEAFYSHDMTRNIMHGIYFGALLAISIYNLLLFFSLGERNYLYYVAFVICLVLFMVAFTGYGFRYLWPTASGWNDQAILVFLSGALGFGALFSRRFLCLREISPRLDNGVKAVVVFSVICVVLSFVISYQFMIGLLALITVLASVYGLYVGIYAWYRGQVTARFYVIAWSFPLLGGIVLVLNKVGILPPNSLTNYSAQIGNLFEVVLLSFALAQRINVERRLRFKAQSETLAISHKLNLELEERVRERTRELESLNKELNELSVTDGLTGLKNRRYLDRLLGQELARAKRSGRPLAVVLLDIDHFKPINDRHGHHVGDECIKVMAGMIQDGLNRPADIAFRYGGEEFVLMLPDTDMQGALGVADRIRERILAARIEVAGLTLSMTVSAGVCAPKPHAELTPQDLLKGADTALYEAKEQGRNRTRLYHLVATA; this is encoded by the coding sequence ATGCTCTTTTTTATACTGGTTGTGCCGAGGCCGCTCCAGGGAGCGCCGCTATCCGATGCCCAGGAGTGGATGCTGTATACTGAAATCGAAATCCTGGAAGACCCCGGAGGCAAGCTTGCTCTGGGTGATGTTCGGAATCATGGTAGCTGGCAGGCCAACGGTACCAGCGTCTTCAGTAAGGGCTTCAGCAATTCCGCCTGGTGGCTGCGTTTTACCGTAACCAATGAGAACAACCGGGCGGTGCAACGGTTACTCTCCCTGTCCTTTCCTCAACTTGATAACGTTCTGGTCCATGTGTTGCCTGATAGCGGAACGCCTCTGCGTTACCAATTGGGTCGTCATTTTCCCTACCAGCAGCGACCGATCGATCACCCCTTTTACGTGCTACCCCTGGAATGGGCACCTGGAGAGACAACCACGGTTTACTTGCGCATCCTCTCCACCAGTGCGGTACAGGCCCCGCTGACCCTCTGGCAGCCGGAAGCTTTTTACAGCCACGACATGACCCGGAATATCATGCACGGCATATATTTCGGCGCCTTGCTGGCGATTTCGATCTACAACCTGCTGCTGTTCTTTTCACTGGGAGAACGAAATTACCTCTATTACGTAGCGTTCGTAATCTGTCTGGTATTGTTTATGGTGGCATTCACCGGCTACGGCTTCCGATATCTTTGGCCTACCGCTTCCGGATGGAATGATCAGGCCATACTGGTGTTTCTGTCGGGGGCGTTAGGGTTCGGCGCACTGTTTTCCAGGCGCTTTTTGTGCCTTCGGGAGATCTCACCACGTCTGGATAACGGCGTTAAAGCGGTGGTCGTGTTCAGTGTGATCTGTGTAGTGCTGTCCTTTGTGATCTCTTACCAATTCATGATCGGCCTGCTGGCACTAATAACGGTGTTGGCCAGCGTATATGGACTCTATGTGGGCATCTACGCCTGGTATCGGGGGCAGGTGACGGCTCGTTTCTATGTTATCGCCTGGTCGTTCCCTCTGCTGGGGGGAATCGTACTGGTCCTGAACAAGGTTGGAATATTGCCGCCTAATTCCCTGACGAACTATTCCGCCCAAATCGGCAACCTGTTCGAAGTCGTGTTGTTGTCATTTGCCCTTGCGCAGCGCATCAATGTAGAGCGCAGGTTGCGTTTTAAAGCTCAGTCCGAAACGCTGGCCATCTCACACAAACTGAATCTGGAACTGGAAGAACGGGTGCGGGAACGGACCCGGGAGCTGGAATCGCTGAATAAGGAGCTCAACGAACTCAGCGTGACAGACGGCCTGACCGGGCTAAAAAACCGCCGCTACCTGGATCGCCTCCTGGGGCAGGAGCTGGCACGTGCCAAGCGCTCTGGCCGGCCATTGGCAGTCGTGCTGCTGGATATCGACCACTTCAAGCCGATCAATGACCGCCATGGTCACCATGTGGGGGATGAGTGCATCAAAGTGATGGCTGGAATGATACAGGACGGGTTGAATCGGCCCGCTGACATCGCCTTCCGCTACGGCGGCGAAGAGTTCGTGCTAATGCTCCCGGACACGGATATGCAGGGTGCGCTCGGTGTGGCTGACCGTATTCGCGAGCGTATTCTGGCGGCGCGGATTGAGGTGGCGGGCCTGACGCTGTCAATGACGGTAAGCGCCGGGGTCTGTGCACCCAAGCCCCATGCAGAACTCACGCCGCAAGACCTGCTGAAAGGGGCAGACACTGCACTGTACGAGGCCAAGGAACAGGGCCGCAATCGGACCCGGCTATATCACCTCGTTGCTACTGCATAA